One window of Atribacter laminatus genomic DNA carries:
- a CDS encoding HAD family hydrolase encodes MTNIECIIFDLDDTLIESEPIWAVAYAKLYKVLGQDFYRKDLLKYLGMTILDVSRDAHSLLGVTQFTVEECAAMLRKFLLEGYDGNIKTMPGVTKFLQKVNGRYKMSIASGSPREAIVTTIKAKGWEKIFTQYVSSEEVENGKPEPDVFLEAARRLGCKPEHTLVIEDGVKGIIAAKKAGMVAFYVKNPPDPEAVSRADRYFLSMKEIQFSDLQIVENNYK; translated from the coding sequence ATGACCAATATTGAATGTATTATTTTTGATTTAGACGATACATTGATCGAATCGGAACCAATTTGGGCAGTTGCGTATGCTAAGCTTTATAAAGTTCTTGGCCAAGATTTTTATCGAAAAGATTTGTTGAAATATCTTGGCATGACGATTTTAGATGTATCTCGAGATGCTCATTCTTTATTAGGAGTAACCCAGTTTACTGTTGAAGAGTGCGCTGCCATGTTACGTAAGTTTCTCCTTGAAGGATATGATGGAAATATAAAAACCATGCCGGGTGTAACTAAGTTTCTCCAAAAAGTGAACGGTCGTTATAAAATGTCAATTGCCTCAGGATCTCCAAGAGAAGCGATAGTAACAACCATAAAAGCCAAAGGATGGGAAAAGATTTTTACTCAATATGTTTCTTCAGAGGAAGTGGAAAATGGTAAGCCTGAACCGGATGTATTTTTAGAAGCCGCTCGCCGATTAGGATGTAAGCCTGAACATACTCTGGTTATCGAAGATGGTGTAAAAGGTATCATTGCGGCGAAAAAGGCAGGTATGGTTGCTTTCTATGTAAAAAATCCTCCAGATCCTGAAGCTGTATCTCGGGCTGACCGCTATTTCCTTTCAATGAAAGAAATTCAATTCTCCGACCTTCAAATAGTTGAAAATAATTATAAATAA
- a CDS encoding GNAT family N-acetyltransferase, whose translation MNDKTNDQQLTIRRGNSGNARAFAQLIVISAPLFFPVLLGPHRDNFMENAYQKSSNIFSHEHAWFVEIQGKTTGMLLGYTGDVKRNQGLPTGLLFFKYFIKYGFFQKIIFLLKSQNFFPKVEKNDFYISNLAVFPEYQNRGIGASLLKFAESEALKNKCVNIVLDVEAENQGAIKLYQKYGYVMVRTSPSLQLGKSQFQFIRMKKYLMR comes from the coding sequence ATGAATGATAAAACAAATGATCAACAGTTAACCATTAGAAGGGGAAACAGTGGCAATGCCCGGGCTTTTGCCCAGTTGATCGTCATTTCAGCACCGCTTTTTTTCCCGGTTTTATTGGGGCCCCATCGTGATAATTTTATGGAAAACGCATATCAAAAATCTAGTAATATATTCAGCCACGAACATGCCTGGTTTGTAGAGATTCAGGGTAAAACCACTGGGATGCTTCTCGGTTATACCGGAGATGTAAAAAGGAACCAAGGATTACCAACCGGCTTATTGTTTTTCAAGTACTTTATAAAATACGGGTTTTTCCAAAAGATTATTTTTCTTTTGAAATCACAGAATTTTTTCCCAAAAGTAGAAAAAAATGATTTCTATATTAGCAATTTAGCTGTATTTCCTGAATACCAGAACCGCGGTATTGGAGCCTCCCTCCTTAAATTTGCCGAGTCAGAAGCTTTAAAAAATAAGTGCGTAAATATAGTTTTGGATGTTGAAGCTGAAAATCAAGGAGCCATTAAACTTTACCAGAAATATGGATATGTCATGGTTCGTACCAGTCCCTCTCTTCAATTAGGGAAAAGTCAATTTCAATTTATTCGGATGAAAAAGTATCTAATGAGGTAA
- a CDS encoding mannosyltransferase family protein, with product MLIKKASLNSFLFILFLFLISRGGIYITTYFGYNLFSHYDTSPQFFSEHGDSKMVLPIFIKDSYKPVLNDYIKFDSPFYLRIAERGYDQYRMDEEHPPADWPFFPLYPLIMRGIHKVFNLNLPLIGFLLSNIFFLGALYVIFLITGEVTGEKKVAEKTILYLLLFPTSIFFSLVYTESLFLFLFSLVFLFLLRKQYHWSFLCATLSAITRVPGIVLVGLVFFVLLKESNFRPIKIPFRYWASALLSLLPFLSFLFFMYRLTGDFLAPFHENALNWQRTLSYPWQAYLNFFKTKHFIALGGWDLTPVSFFFANFFLFMVVHCFFSLKKRPELILYGLLLTLISLCSMNTSFTSFLRYQSVVFPLFLGMGILGARYSWVDYLIILFFLIFQVIYSIGFINNYFFVV from the coding sequence ATGTTAATAAAAAAAGCCTCTCTCAACTCCTTCCTCTTTATCCTGTTTTTGTTTCTTATCAGTCGAGGAGGGATATATATCACTACCTATTTTGGATATAATCTCTTTTCTCATTATGATACCTCTCCCCAGTTTTTCTCAGAACACGGGGATTCAAAAATGGTTCTTCCGATTTTTATCAAAGACTCTTATAAACCAGTTTTGAATGACTATATAAAATTCGATAGCCCTTTTTATCTTCGTATTGCAGAAAGAGGTTATGACCAGTACCGCATGGATGAGGAACATCCTCCAGCCGACTGGCCTTTTTTCCCGCTTTATCCTCTTATAATGAGAGGTATCCATAAGGTGTTTAATTTGAATCTTCCGCTTATTGGTTTCCTGCTTTCTAATATCTTTTTTCTCGGTGCTTTATACGTTATTTTTCTCATAACCGGAGAAGTAACCGGAGAAAAAAAAGTTGCAGAAAAAACTATTCTATATCTTCTCCTCTTTCCAACATCAATTTTTTTCTCTTTGGTCTATACCGAAAGCCTTTTTCTTTTTCTGTTTTCTTTGGTATTTTTATTTCTTCTTCGAAAACAATACCATTGGTCCTTCCTTTGTGCCACCCTAAGTGCCATCACTCGAGTCCCGGGTATCGTTCTCGTAGGACTCGTATTTTTTGTTCTTTTAAAAGAATCCAACTTCCGACCAATAAAAATCCCTTTTCGATATTGGGCAAGTGCTTTATTATCTCTCCTTCCCTTTTTATCTTTTCTTTTTTTCATGTATCGCTTGACGGGTGACTTCCTTGCTCCTTTTCACGAAAACGCTTTGAACTGGCAGCGAACTCTTTCTTACCCCTGGCAAGCTTATTTAAATTTCTTTAAAACCAAACATTTTATCGCCCTTGGTGGTTGGGACCTTACTCCGGTTAGCTTCTTTTTTGCCAATTTTTTTCTATTCATGGTTGTTCATTGCTTTTTCTCCTTAAAAAAGCGTCCGGAACTCATTTTATATGGTCTTCTGCTCACCCTAATATCCCTTTGCAGCATGAATACAAGTTTTACCAGCTTTCTTCGCTACCAAAGTGTGGTTTTCCCGCTTTTTTTAGGCATGGGTATTCTGGGAGCCAGGTACTCATGGGTCGATTATCTAATTATTCTGTTCTTTTTAATCTTTCAGGTCATTTATTCTATTGGTTTTATTAACAACTATTTCTTTGTGGTATAA
- a CDS encoding GNAT family N-acetyltransferase: MITKAISDQFSIRFATPNDIPIILQLIKELAEYENLLHMVVADEKLLDEWLFQKKVAEVIIGEMNNTVVGFSLFFYNFSTFLGKPGIYIEDVYVKKEYRHQGYGKSFFRFIAQLARERGCGRMEWSVLDWNEPAIQFYQSLGANPLNEWTVYRLTGEGIQSLAEVK; the protein is encoded by the coding sequence ATGATCACAAAAGCAATATCAGATCAATTTTCTATTCGGTTTGCTACTCCAAACGATATTCCAATTATCCTCCAGTTGATTAAAGAGCTTGCCGAATATGAAAATCTACTTCATATGGTGGTTGCCGATGAGAAATTACTCGATGAATGGTTGTTTCAAAAGAAGGTTGCCGAAGTGATTATTGGTGAAATGAATAACACCGTGGTTGGTTTTTCGCTATTCTTTTATAATTTTTCAACCTTTTTGGGAAAACCGGGTATCTACATTGAGGATGTTTATGTCAAAAAGGAATACCGACACCAAGGGTATGGAAAAAGTTTTTTTCGTTTTATCGCTCAATTGGCTCGGGAACGGGGTTGTGGAAGAATGGAGTGGAGCGTTCTTGATTGGAATGAGCCAGCAATTCAATTTTATCAATCCTTAGGTGCCAACCCTCTCAACGAGTGGACGGTTTATCGATTAACCGGCGAGGGGATTCAAAGTTTGGCCGAAGTTAAGTGA